ATTAATCAATCACCGCCTACTGccatttatcaaaaaaacCATGTCATTAATTCCATTACCAGAATCATTGAAACCATTTCTAGATCCTTATTTACCTACCCAACAAGTTAccaccattaccaccaccaccaccaacaacaacaacaacgacaacaaattgttgaaacGTCCATTTGTTACATTAACATATGCACAATCTTTAGATTCTAAAATAGCTGCTCAACCAGGTACACAAACCAAATTATCCCATTTAGAAACTAAAACAATGACACATTATTTACGATCCAAACATGATTGTATATTAGTTGGTATTGGAACAATATTAGCTGATGATCCTAAATTAAATTGTCGATATATAGAACCAATAATAGACAAAGGAGTTGGAGTTGGAGTTGGGGTTGGAGTTGGTCATCAAATCAGACCGGTTGTAATAGATCCTCATGGTAAATGGCAATATCATCAAAGTCAATTATGTCGAATTTgtcaaacaacaactataCAACAACAGGACAATAAGCAAAACACATCACCTCCACCACCTCCACCTCCACCTCCACCACAAGCTGCTGGTTTAGCTccatttattatcattgatGAATCAACTATACCTAATGTTGAATCGGAAAAAATGGTGAATAAACAAGGTGGgaaatatattaaattaccattattatcaactaTTAAtgtatcaattaattgggtaaaaattttacaaaaattatatcaattggGATTAAAATCTATTAT
This is a stretch of genomic DNA from Candida dubliniensis CD36 chromosome 1, complete sequence. It encodes these proteins:
- a CDS encoding 5-amino-6-(5-phosphoribosylamino)uracil reductase, putative (Similar to C. albicans RIB7;~Similar to S. cerevisiae RIB7) — translated: MSLIPLPESLKPFLDPYLPTQQVTTITTTTTNNNNNDNKLLKRPFVTLTYAQSLDSKIAAQPGTQTKLSHLETKTMTHYLRSKHDCILVGIGTILADDPKLNCRYIEPIIDKGVGVGVGVGVGHQIRPVVIDPHGKWQYHQSQLCRICQTTTIQQQDNKQNTSPPPPPPPPPPQAAGLAPFIIIDESTIPNVESEKMVNKQGGKYIKLPLLSTINVSINWVKILQKLYQLGLKSIMIEGGAKIINDLLSINDYKLIDSIIITIAPVFLGCNGVTVHPYHNILLKDINWWTGIQDSIIAGRIDYQ